A genomic window from Agrobacterium larrymoorei includes:
- the hutG gene encoding N-formylglutamate deformylase — MAAVDIHQGRSPVILGLPHTGTDVPADIWERLNDNGRLLADTDWHIHALYAGLLAEATTVRATFHRYVIDANRDPSGTSLYPGQNTTGLVPETDFDGEAIWKEGEAPTEKDIAYRLQHFHAPYHAALAAEIERVKAIHGVAILYDCHSIRSHIPFLFEGKLPDFNIGTDMGKTCDPAVEAIAVDVTTAAQGYTSILNGRFKGGWTTRHYGQPDQGMHAIQMELAQSTHLKTESPPFAYDADKAATLRTHLKTILTRMEDFALNFRT; from the coding sequence ATGGCAGCCGTCGATATCCATCAGGGTCGCTCGCCCGTCATTCTCGGTCTGCCACACACTGGGACAGACGTTCCGGCGGACATCTGGGAGCGGCTGAACGACAATGGCCGACTGCTGGCAGACACGGACTGGCATATTCACGCGCTTTATGCCGGTCTGCTTGCCGAGGCGACGACGGTGCGCGCCACGTTCCACCGCTATGTGATCGACGCCAACCGCGATCCTTCCGGCACAAGCCTTTACCCGGGCCAGAACACGACGGGTCTCGTTCCAGAAACGGATTTCGATGGCGAGGCGATCTGGAAAGAGGGTGAGGCGCCGACGGAAAAGGATATCGCTTACCGGCTTCAGCATTTCCATGCGCCTTATCATGCAGCGCTTGCAGCGGAAATCGAACGGGTAAAGGCGATCCATGGCGTTGCCATTCTCTATGATTGCCATTCCATCCGCTCGCATATTCCCTTCCTCTTCGAGGGCAAGCTGCCGGATTTCAACATCGGCACGGATATGGGCAAGACCTGCGATCCGGCCGTGGAGGCGATTGCCGTCGATGTAACGACTGCGGCTCAAGGCTACACCTCGATCCTCAATGGCCGCTTCAAGGGTGGCTGGACGACACGCCATTACGGCCAGCCAGATCAGGGTATGCACGCGATCCAGATGGAACTTGCGCAGTCTACCCATCTCAAAACAGAGTCGCCGCCCTTCGCCTATGATGCTGACAAGGCCGCGACGCTCCGCACCCATCTCAAGACCATTCTGACGCGCATGGAAGATTTTGCGCTGAACTTCAGAACATAA